In Humulus lupulus chromosome 6, drHumLupu1.1, whole genome shotgun sequence, a single genomic region encodes these proteins:
- the LOC133784061 gene encoding autophagy-related protein 8C-like codes for MAKSSFKLEHHLERRKAEAARIREKYPNRIPVIVEKAERSDIPDIDKKKYLVLADLTVGQFVYVVRKRIKLSAEKAIFIFVKNILPPTAAMMSAIYEENKDEDGFLYMTYCGENTFGLF; via the coding sequence ATGGCCAAAAGTTCCTTCAAGCTGGAGCACCACCTTGAGAGAAGGAAGGCTGAAGCTGCTCGTATCAGGGAAAAATATCCAAACAGAATTCCAGTTATTGTCGAGAAGGCAGAGAGAAGTGACATACCAGACATTGACAAGAAGAAGTATTTGGTTCTGGCTGACCTGACTGTTGGGCAGTTTGTTTATGTGGTTCGAAAGAGAATAAAGCTCAGTGCTGAGAAGGCCATATTTATATTTGTAAAAAACATTTTGCCACCTACTGCTGCCATGATGTCTGCTATTTATGAGGAAAACAAGGATGAAGATGGTTTTCTTTACATGACTTATTGCGGGGAGAACACATTTGGATTGTTCTGA